In Parasegetibacter sp. NRK P23, the genomic stretch CAGTTATCGCCATTTCCTTCTCTTCTTTCGCCCAGGAATCAGCCACCACAACTTTTAAAGTATGGGGAAACTGCGGCATGTGCAAACAAACCATTGAAAAAGCAGCCAAAACTGAAGGCGTTTCCGCGGCCACCTGGAACGTGGAAACAAAAATGCTGGAACTCACTTACCAGCCCGGGAAAACAACACCGGAAAAGGTACAGCAGAAAATCGCTGCCACAGGTTACGATACTGAAAAAGTAACCGGCGACAACAAAGCTTACGATAAACTGCACGGCTGCTGCAAGTATGAAAGAAAAGCCGGCGAAGTAAGTAAGGAAAAATGCTGCGAAACAAATGAATGTTGCAAAGATGCTACCTGCTGCAAAGAAGGAAAATGTTCCGGCAAATGCGACAAAGGGGAGAAAGGCGCTGAGGCATGCTGCGCAACAGCCGGATCATGCTGCAAAAAAGGTACTTCCGCCAACTAGTTCAATCCCGGTATTTATTACAATAACAGCCCCATCGGGGTTAAAATATAATATATGAAAAAACTACTTTCCATATTTATGCTTTCCATAGTATGTATGGCCGTAAAGGCCCAGGTACAGGAAGGCTCCGTGCAGGCGAGCGGACTCACCTGCGCCATGTGCTCCAACGCGGTTAACAAGGCGTTGGAAGCATTGCCATTTGTTGAATCCGTTGAAACCGACCTGAACGCTTCCGCCTTCGCCATGAAGTTTAAAAAAGATGCGGAGGTGAGTTTCGATGCCATTAAGAACGCCGTTGAAGATGCGGGATTCTCCGTTGCCGGTCTGAAAATTAAAGCCAGTTTTCAACCCGTTCAGATAGAAAAAGACGCGCATATCCAATTGGGTAAGCTTAACCTTCATTTCCTTGATGTACCCAAACAGGAACTGAAAGGCGCACAATGGGTGAACGTGGTAGACAAGAATTTTGTGACCGCAAAAGAATACAAGAAGTTCAGCAAAAGCACTGCCATGGCCTGTTACGAAACAGGTGTCATGGAAAGCTGCTGCAAGAACGGCGAAGCGAAACAACGGATTTATCACGTAACACTTTAATGCACCCGGTGGTGCCGCTGTAGCGGTCGGCGCCACCGGTTCCCGAAACTTACTATGAAACGAATACTCATCGCTTTCTGCCTGCTGGCGACCATGCAGGGGAAGGCTCAGGAATTATATGTTTTTTCAGAACCGGCTTCCAACATGCCGGCCCGCTCCCTTGCCGTTAAGTATGGCGGAAAACTCGTGGAATCGAAGCACACCAACAGGAAAGAAACAAGGCACAATGCGGAACTGCAACTGGGGTTCAATAAAAACCTGATGGTGCACGCCAGCACGGGTTTCTCCGATATGTATTCCACCAATATGCGTTGGGAGTCGGCCAGGCTTTACGCCAAGTACAGGTTCTTTTCTTCCGATGCGGTCCATAAACATTTCCGGATGGCTGCATTTGTTGAAGGAAGCAAAAGCAGGAACGAACTGCATTACGATGAGCTGAGTCTGGAAGGGGATCAGAGCGGTGTACAAACCGGTGTGATCTTCACGCAACTCTGGCACAAGCTGGCGGTGTCTTCCACCATCGGTTACCTGCAGGTGTTGCAGGAAAGCAACAAAATCTATCCGCAGCAATATCCTTTGCAGGCAGCGAATTATAGTTTGTCGGCCGGATACCTCTTGTTTCCCCGGACCTACAAAAGTTACAAGCAGACTAACTTTAACCTCTACGCGGAACTGCTCGGGCAGCAAACCCTGGATAAGCGCAGGTTCTTCGTGGATTTCGCCCCGGCCATACAATTCATTTTTAATTCTACCACGAAATTGAATGCCGGGCACCGCTTTCAACTGAATGGTAACATGAACAGGATGGCCAACCAGAGCTGGATGTTAAGTATGGAGCATACTTTCCTGAATGCTTTAAAGAAAAAGAAAAACACCGCTTTATGATCTTGCACATCAAAAATATGGTATGTAACCGCTGTAAAATGGTGGTGAAGCAGGAGCTTGAAAAGCTAGGGCTGCGGCCCGTTTCAGTAGAACTGGGGGTAGTGGAATTTGACCGCGCCCCCGGTCCGGCTGAGATGAGCAACATAAAAGATATGCTTGAATCTCTTGGCTTTGAACTGATCGGCGATAAGAACGCCCTGCTGATTGAGCAGATCAAAGCATTACTGATCCAGTTGGTGAATACGCCCGAACAATTGGAAAAAGAAAATCTCTCTTCCATACTCGCCCGGCATTTTCACAAAGACTACTCCGGCCTCAGTAAATTCTTTTCTTCCGTGGAAGGCATCAGCATCGAACAATATTTCATTCTCCAAAAAGTGGAGAAGGTGAAGGAACTGCTGGTGTATGGCGAAAAGACCACCTCCGAAATAGCCTGGGAATTGGGGTACAGCAGCGTAGCGCACCTGAGCCGGCAATTCAAAAAAATAACGGGCATCACACCGGGCGCTTTCCGTAGTATGCGCCATCCCAACCGGAAATCCATCGACCAGTTGTAAAAGAATTTGCAAAATCCGGAAGAGATGCTACTTTTGTCTAAATATAAATTTAGACATGTCTAAAAATAAGTTGATAGGATGGGTAAAATATCTTTCAGCAACGCTAAATATATTACTCGTTTCAACAGTATCCGTTTCTGCGCAGGAGGAAAGCCAGGCTAAAACTGATTCGCTGGAAGAAGTGGTGGTGAGCGGTGGAATGCGGGAAGTAACCCGGATGATGAGTCCGATTCCGGTAGAGCGTTATTCCGCGCAGTTCTTCAGGAAGAACCCCGTACCCAATCTATTCGAATCGCTCAGCCTGCTCAACGGCGTTCAGCCACAAATCAATTGTAATGTTTGTAATACCGGGGATATCCATATCAATGGAATGGAAGGACCTTATACCATGGTATTGATCGATGGAATGCCGATTGTAAGTAGTCTTTCCACCGTATATGGTTTAATGGGTATTCCTTCCGGGTTAATAAAGAGGATAGAGGTCATCAAAGGGCCATCCAGCACTTTGTATGGTTCTGAAGCAGTGGCGGGATTGATCAATGTGATTACGCAGGAACCTGGTTCCGCCGGTAAATTCTTTACAGATATAAATGTCACCGGATATAGAGAGTTAAATGCCGATGTAGCCGGAACGATAAGAGCGGGGAAATGGAGCGGTTTGTTAGGACTGAACGCCTTCACTTTTCAACAAAGAAAGGACATCAATAAGGATAACTTCACCGATATCGCTTTACAGGAAAGGATTTCCTTCTTTCAGAAATGGCAATTGCAAAGGGCGAACGTCCTGCCTTTTTCCATTGCCATGCGACTTTTCACGGAAGACCGGTGGGGCGGGGAGATGCAATGGAGCAAGAGGTGGCGCGGCACCGATAGTATTTATGGCGAAAGCATCCGTACCAAAAGGGCCGAACTCTTCGGGCAATATGGTTTCCGGGTAAAACAACTTCCTTTGCTGTTGGAATATTCTTACAATATCCACGATCAGAATGCGGCTTACGGCAACACATTTTACAACGCTTCCCAGCACACGGCTTTCTCCCAGTTCAGGTGGAACGCTTCGTTGGGGAAACACCATCTTGTAGCAGGTATTCCTTTCCGTTATATCCGTTATGATGACAATACACCTGCTACACAACATGCGGATGGTAGTTCCAGACCCGACCATGCCATTACTACCGGGGTATTCTTCCAGGATGAATGGGAGCTGAACCGTGCCTGGACCCTGCTCTCCGGTGTGCGGTCAGAATGGAACAACCGTCATGGTTGGATACCATCTCCCCGTGCGGCCCTCCGGTTCAGGCCCGATGGCAGGCAAACCATCAGGTTAAGTGCCGGCAATGGTTTCCGCGTGGTGAATCTTTTTACGGAAGAGCACCAGGCTTTGAGCGGCGCGCGCGAACTGGAGATACTAGGAAATCTGAAGCCTGAAAAAAGCTGGAACTTCAACCTCAACTACGCCGGGCAATGGGCCATGAAAAAAGGATTTTTCGGAATAGATGCTTCTGTTTTCTACACCTATTTCACCAACAAGATCATCGCCGATTACGATACGGACCCCGATAAAATCATTTACGCCAATCTCGATGGTTCTGCGGTTTCAAAAGGCTTCAGCCTGAACTCGGAAATGAACATCGGCAATAAACTTAAACTGATCACGGGTTTCAGTGTAATGGAAGTGAGCAGTACAGAAACCGATGCCTCAGGGAAAAAGACCACACAACCCGTGCTTTTTGCCCCTGAATGGACCGCCAACTATGCCTGGAGTTATATTCCGGGATGGGGGGGGCTCTCCTTCGATATCACCGGGAAAACATATGGTCCCATGCGGCTACCCGTGGTACCCAATGATTTTCGTCCAGCGTACAGTCCTGTTTTTACCATCCTGAATTTCCAGACCACGAAAAAAATAGGTGAAAAAACGGAGCTATATGGCGGTGTGAAAAACCTCCTCAATTTCTTACCGGAAAACCCCATCCTCCGTCCCGAAGATCCCTTCGATAAAAATGTGGATGTAAACAATCCGAACGATTACCGTTTCGATCCTTCTTACAATTATGCGCCAATGCAGGAGAGAAGATGGTTTGTGGGGATGCGGGTGAAGTTGTAGCCTCATCCCGCCCCCTCTCCCCGGGGAGAGGGGCATTGTTCGTGGTATTCGAATTATTTAACGCGCATAAAAAGACGAATGCACGAGGTTGTAATTACTCCGTGCATTCGTTTTTACTGGTAGCATCAGTACTTTTTCTGATGTATGGTAACAAGGTTGTAAAATGCTTTTACCACAAAAATAACACCTCACAAAATCAGCCTTCCAAACGCCGCGTCCTGCGAACTGCGAGGAACGAAGCAGTGAAGCAGGCTCCTGCGAGGAACGAAGCAATCTTGAGAAAGTCTTACTCACCCCCTTTCGTTCTTCTAATAACTTCTAGTGAAAATAACCCCAACAAAAAAGGAACAAGCACGCAGCAGTTTCAACCACTCCTTGCGTCCTTGCTCCCTGCGAACTGCAAGGAACGTGCAGTGAAGCAGGCTCCTGCGAACTGCAAGGAACGTGCAGTGAAGCAGGCTCCTGCGAAGCACAAACCAGCCGCATGAAACCTAAGCCTCCGCCATATCCGGAATAGCCTCCGCCTTATAGCTTCCCGCATCCAGCTTCTCTTTTGTTTCTTCAAAAGCTTTCAGCGTAAGCTCGATATCTTCATCCGTATGCACCGCGGTAGGAATCAGCCGGTAAATAATATGTCCTTTAGGAATAACGGGATATACCACGATAGAGCAGAAAATATTGTAGTTCTCGCGCAGGTCCATCACCATCGCCGTTGCTTCTTCCACACCACCTTTCATGTACACGGGGGTAACTACGGAGTCGGTTTTTCCGATATCGAACCCTTTTTCTTTCAGGCCGTTCTGCAGTTTTAAAGCGTTCTCCCACAACTTCGCTTTCATTTCCGGATGTTTGCGCATCAATTCCACCCTTTTCAGGTGACCGATCACCAGTGGCAGGGGAACGGACTTCGCAAAGATTTGTGAGCGAAGGTTATAGCGGAGGTAATCGATGATGGCTTTATCGCCGCTGATG encodes the following:
- a CDS encoding heavy-metal-associated domain-containing protein — translated: MKRLFITLAVIAISFSSFAQESATTTFKVWGNCGMCKQTIEKAAKTEGVSAATWNVETKMLELTYQPGKTTPEKVQQKIAATGYDTEKVTGDNKAYDKLHGCCKYERKAGEVSKEKCCETNECCKDATCCKEGKCSGKCDKGEKGAEACCATAGSCCKKGTSAN
- a CDS encoding heavy-metal-associated domain-containing protein produces the protein MKKLLSIFMLSIVCMAVKAQVQEGSVQASGLTCAMCSNAVNKALEALPFVESVETDLNASAFAMKFKKDAEVSFDAIKNAVEDAGFSVAGLKIKASFQPVQIEKDAHIQLGKLNLHFLDVPKQELKGAQWVNVVDKNFVTAKEYKKFSKSTAMACYETGVMESCCKNGEAKQRIYHVTL
- a CDS encoding AraC family transcriptional regulator, coding for MILHIKNMVCNRCKMVVKQELEKLGLRPVSVELGVVEFDRAPGPAEMSNIKDMLESLGFELIGDKNALLIEQIKALLIQLVNTPEQLEKENLSSILARHFHKDYSGLSKFFSSVEGISIEQYFILQKVEKVKELLVYGEKTTSEIAWELGYSSVAHLSRQFKKITGITPGAFRSMRHPNRKSIDQL
- a CDS encoding TonB-dependent siderophore receptor; amino-acid sequence: MSKNKLIGWVKYLSATLNILLVSTVSVSAQEESQAKTDSLEEVVVSGGMREVTRMMSPIPVERYSAQFFRKNPVPNLFESLSLLNGVQPQINCNVCNTGDIHINGMEGPYTMVLIDGMPIVSSLSTVYGLMGIPSGLIKRIEVIKGPSSTLYGSEAVAGLINVITQEPGSAGKFFTDINVTGYRELNADVAGTIRAGKWSGLLGLNAFTFQQRKDINKDNFTDIALQERISFFQKWQLQRANVLPFSIAMRLFTEDRWGGEMQWSKRWRGTDSIYGESIRTKRAELFGQYGFRVKQLPLLLEYSYNIHDQNAAYGNTFYNASQHTAFSQFRWNASLGKHHLVAGIPFRYIRYDDNTPATQHADGSSRPDHAITTGVFFQDEWELNRAWTLLSGVRSEWNNRHGWIPSPRAALRFRPDGRQTIRLSAGNGFRVVNLFTEEHQALSGARELEILGNLKPEKSWNFNLNYAGQWAMKKGFFGIDASVFYTYFTNKIIADYDTDPDKIIYANLDGSAVSKGFSLNSEMNIGNKLKLITGFSVMEVSSTETDASGKKTTQPVLFAPEWTANYAWSYIPGWGGLSFDITGKTYGPMRLPVVPNDFRPAYSPVFTILNFQTTKKIGEKTELYGGVKNLLNFLPENPILRPEDPFDKNVDVNNPNDYRFDPSYNYAPMQERRWFVGMRVKL